CGCCGCCAGCAGCGCCGAGAGCGCGGTGGTGACCAGGATGGCCACCCACGGGGTCCTCCGAGCGGGGAGCAACCGGCCGAAGATCCCCGGCAACAGGCCCTCCTCGGCCATGCCGTAGGTCAGCCGCGAACTCATCACCGAGGTGAGCAACGCGCCGTTGGCAACCGCCACCAGAGCCACCGCGCTGAACGCCCAGCCCGGCACAGCCACGCCGCTCGCGGCCACGACCTCGAGCAGCGGCCCACTGGAGCCGGCGAGATCGTCGGCGGGCAGCATGGCCGAGGATGCGAGCGCCACCAGCAGATACACCACGCCCGCGGCTGCGAGCGCACCGAAGAGGGCACGAGGGTAGACCCGCGTGACCCCGCGCACCTCCTCGGCCACGTTCGCGGACGTCTCGAACCCGACGAAGCTGTAGAAGGCCAGCAGGGCGGCCCCGAACAGGGCCCAGGCGGCGCCGGCCTCCGGCGGCTGCAGCACGCGCCCGGGCTCGCCCTGACCATCGGCGAGGGCCAGGCCCACCACGATGAGCACGAGCACCAGACCGCTCACCTCGATGACCGTCATCACCAGGTTGGAGCGCACCGATTCCTTGATGCCGCGCAGGTTGATCAGCGCCAGTACCGCCAGGAAGATCGGGGCTGCCACGGCGACGGGCACCGTGAAGAACGTCCCGAGGTAGTCACCGCTGAAGGCCACGGCCAGGCCCGCCACGCTGACGATGCCGGCGCACAGCATGCAGAACCCGACGAGGAAGGAGATCAGCGGGTGCTTGAATGCCCGTTTCGCGAAGACGGCCGAACCGCCCGCCCGGGGATACTTGGTGACGAGCTCGGCGTAGGACCCTGCGGTCAGCAGCGCCATGGCCAGCGCGATCGCAATGGGAAGCCAGGTCATCCCGCCGGCCTGACCGGCCAGCTCGCCGGTCAGCGCATAGACGCCGGCGCCCAGGACGTCGCCGAGGATGAACGCGAACAGCAGGCCACCGCCCATGCCCTGCCGCAGCCGGGACTCCCCGGTGGGCCGGCTCATGCCAGGCCCAGGCGGGCCGATGACATCCCGGTGGTGGCCGGACCCTCCCGCAGCTCGCCCGTCGCCGTGGACCGCGAGCCGTGCAGGGAGCAGTCCCAGGTGCACTCGGCGTCGTTCCACGACAGGACGCCCCCCAGATGGGGGCAGGAGGCGGACACTTCGTGCGTGCGGCCCCCCACGCGGGCGCGCGCCACGAGCATGGCCCCCTCCCGCCCGACGACGCCGGAGCCCTCCTCCGGATCGCCGGCCGGGCGGGCGTAGCCCTCGGCCCGCGGGCCTACGACGTTTGCGGCGGCATGCAGGTTGTGCGAGAGCCCCTTCGGGGCGCCTGCGGCCTCGTGTGCGCTCCCGCTGGTGAACGCCCCGACCCGGTTGCCGGCTACGTACTGGGCCACCGTCTCGGCCGGATGCCGGGAGACGATGGCCGACAGCCGCGTGCCCTGCAGCAGGCTGATCTTGGCGGTGGATCCTCCCGTGGTCCCGGCCCCCACCTCGCGGGCCTCCAGGACGATCACCCGGGCGCCGTGGCGCGCCGGCATCACGGCCGTGCTCAGGCCCATCAGGCCTGCACCCACGACGGCGACGTCGTAGTGGCGCGTCAGGGGCGCCAGGTCGGTAATCGGTCCGGCTTCCTCAGCGCGCCACGGTGACGGCATCGCTCAGACCCTCGGGTCCAGGACAACCTTGATGCACCCGTCGTCCTTCTTCTGGAACATCTCGTACGCGGCGGGCGCCTCCTCCAGGGAGACCCGGTGCGTGCGCAGGTCGAGCACGCCGAGCGGGTCGGCGGAGTCGGTGACCAGCGGGAGCAGGTCGGGAACCCAGCGGTGCACGTTGGCCTGGCCCATGCGCACGGTGAGTTGCTTGTCGAACATCTCCAGCAGCGGCATCGGGTCGGCGGCGCCGCCGTAGACGCCGGACAACGAGACCGTGCCGCCGCGCCGGACGGTGGAGATGGCGGTGTGCAGTGCGGCGAGCCGGTCGACGCCGGCATGCTTCATCATCGGCTGGGCGACGGCGTCGGGCATCCGGTCGGCCAGCTTCTGGATGCCCTCGGCCACCGGCGAGCCGTGCGCCTCCATCCCGACGGCGTCGATCACGGCGTCCGGGCCGCGCCCGCCGGTCAGCTCCCGCATCGCCTCGGGAAGATCGTCGACCTGACGCAGGTCGATGGTGCGGATCCCGTGGCGGCGCGCCACCTCCAGGCGCTCCGGGACGCGGTCTGCGGCGAACACCTGCTCCGCCCCGCGATGGGCGGCGACCCGCGCGCTCATCTGACCGACCGGCCCGAGTCCGAGCACGAGCACCGTGGCGTTCTCCGGCACGCCGGCGTACTCGACGGCCTGCCACGCGGTGGGCAGCACGTCGGAGAGGTACAGGTAGCGCTCGTCCGGCTCCCCGTCGTCGGGAACCAGGATCGGGCCGTACTGGGCCTGCGGCACCCGCAGGTACTGCGCCTGCCCGCCCGGGATTTGCCCGTAGAGCTTGGTGTAGCCGAACAGTGCGGCGCCCTTGCCCTGCGCCCGGGTCTGTGTGGTCTCGCACTGGGTCTGCAGTCCGCGCGAGCACATCCAGCACGCGCCGCAGGCGATCGGGAACGGGACGACCACCCGGTCACCGGGGCTGATGTGGTGCACATCCGCACCGACCTCACGGACCACGCCCATCGTCTCGTGGCCGAGCACATCACCGGGATCGAGGAAAGCACCCAGCACCGAGTACAGGTGCAGGTCGGAGCCGCAGATGGCGGTGGAGGTCACCTCGATGACCGCATCCGTCGGCTCCTGGATCCGCGGGTCCGGGACGTCCTCGATCGAGACCTTCTCGTGTCCTTGCCAGGTCAGTGCGCGCATGAGTGCCTCTCGTCCGTGCTCGTCCGTGCCTCGGTTGATGACGCGTCGTGCGCTCCCAACGCTAGGTTCGCCTGGACCGTGCGCAACTCGAACGCGTTTACGATGTGCTCACGCCGGACGGAAGGGTGGGATGGGCAACCAGGACAAGCAGCACATGCAGATCGGTGCCGTGGCGGAGCGCACCGGGCTGTCCCTGCGCACCATCCGCTACTACGAGGAGATCGGGCTGGTGAGCCCGTCGGCACGCACCGGCGGCGGCTTCCGGCTCTACACCGACGCCGACGTCGCCCGGCTACGGGTGGCGATGGGGATGAAGCCGCTGGGCTTCAGCCTCGAGGAGATGCGCGAGCTGCTCGAGGCACGCGACGCCGTCGCGAGCAGCGCGGTGACCGCCCACGAGCGCGAGCGCGCGCTGGCTCGCCTGGCCGCCTTCCAGGCCGATGCCGAGACCCGGTGCGCGACGATGCGCCGCCGGCTCACGAACGCCGAGGCGTTCACGCGGACCCTGGCCGCCGAGCTCGATCCAGCCCGACCCTGACCCAGCGCAGGGCGGCGTCCAGGGAGCGAGACAGGGGTGCAACCCTCCCCGAACGTGAGAGTATGCTCATTCCGGCGCCAGCGGCTGCCGTCCGCCCGCCCGTCCCCGCCCCTCGTACGCAGCGTCGCGTGCACCGTACCCGTCCCAACCTGCCCACGGTGCCGGCGCACGCCGGTGCCACGGGGCCCTGCTGCCCCGCGACTCTCTGAAGGAACTGCTGCGTGTCCGACGACACCCCCGCCCACCTGTCCGATCCCGCCCCTGAGCCACGACCGGTGCCGGCCCCGCCCGAGGCCGACGAGTCCTACTCCGTGCTCGCGGCGCTGAAGTCCCCGCGGCGGCTGCGTACCGAGGTGCTGGCCGGACTCGTGGTGGCCCTCGCCCTCATTCCCGAGGCCATCTCCTTCTCGATCCTCGCCGGGGTGGATCCGCGGCTGGGGCTGTTCGCCTCGTTCACGATGGCGGTCACCATCGCCTTCGTCGGCGGGCGCCCGGCGATGATCAGCGCGGCGACCGGTGCCATCGCGCTCGTCATCGCGCCGGTCGTTCGCGATCATGGCATCGACTACTTCATCGCCACGGTCATTCTCGCCGGCGTCCTGCAGGTGCTGTTCGGGGTTCTGGGCGTGGCCAAGTTGATGCGGTTCATCCCCCGGATGGTGATGGTCGGGTTCGTCAACGCGTTGGCGATCCTGATCTTCATGGCCCAGCTCGAGCACCTCATCGGGGTGCCGTGGGCGGTCTACCCACTGGTCACCGTCGGGGTGGCAATCATCGTGCTGCTGCCGCGGTGGTCGAAGGTGGTGCCCGCACCGCTGGTGGCCATCGTGGCGATCACCGGCGCCGTGGTGCTCGCCGCGATCAACGTGCCCACGGTCGGCGACCAGGGCGAACTGCCCGAGTCGCTGCCCGAGCTGTTCTTTCCGGACGTCCCGCTGACCCTGGAGACGCTGCAGATCATCGCCCCGTACGCCGTCGCGATGGCGCTGGTGGGCATCCTGGAGTCGCTGATGACAGCCAAGCTGGTCGATGACATCACCGACACCCACTCCAACAAGACCCGCGAGACCTGGGGTCAGGGCGTGGCGAACATCGTCACCGGGTTCTTCGGCGGTATGGGTGGCTGCGCCATGATCGGGCAGACCATGATCAACGTGAAGGCCTCCGGGGCCCGGACCCGCATCTCGACCTTCCTGGCCGGGGTGTTCCTGCTGATCATGGTGGTGGCACTCGGTGACATCGTCGCGATCATCCCGATGGCGGCGCTGGTGGCCGTGATGATCATGGTCTCGGTGGCCACCTTCGACTGGCACTCCATCAAGCCGAACACCCTCAAGCGACTGCCCAAGACCGAGATCGTGGTGATGGTGGCGACCGTGGTGGTGACGGTGTGGAGCCACAACCTCGCCTACGGCGTGCTCGCCGGTGTGGTGATCGCGGTGATCGGCGTGGCCCACCGGGTGGCGCACTTCACCACGGTGACCCGCCTGGACGCCAGCGACAGCGAAGATCCTGCCGACACCGCCGTGTATTCCGTGACCGGGGAGCTGTTCTTCGCCTCCTCGAACGACCTGTACTACCAGTTCGACTACACCGGGGACCCGACGAACATCATCATCGACGTCTCCGAGGCCCACATCTGGGACGCCTCCTCGGTGGCGGCCCTGGATGCGATCACCACCAAGTACGAGGCCCGCGGGAAGAACGTCCGGATCGTCGGGATGAACGAGGACAGCGCCCGCCGGCACGAGCTGCTCGCCGGGCACCTGGGCGGGGACCACTGAGGACCCACTGACCGGACCGACACGGCTGCGCCGGTCTGCAGAACGACCCTGCCGCAGATCCACACAGCCGTGTCGCTCCCGTCAGCGCTCGCGGCTCACCACGCCCAGCACCGCCGCGGCAGCGCGCTCCCCCACCGCCGCCAGGGACCGGTGCTCGCGCACCCAGGCCACGCGGCGCTCCGGCTCGCCGGGCTCATCCGGAGCCTGCAGCGCGGCGATCATGGCCTGCGCCACCTCGGCGGGGTCTTGGTCGGTGACCCACCCGAGCCGTTCATCCTCGACCAGCCGGGCCGCGGGGCTCTGGGCAGGTCCGGCGAAGAGCACCGGCGTCCCGCACGCGAGCGCCGCGAACATCTTCGTCGGCATCGCGAAGTCGTACCCGATCCCCGGGCGCAGGCTCACCAGCGCGGCACTCGCCCGCTGCTGCCAGATCGCCGACTCGGCGGCGCTGACCGGGTCACGCAGCGTCACCGCTGCCTCGGGCAGACCGGCGGCCAGCAGGCTGAGCCGGTCCCACGAGCTGCCCTGCCCGAGGAAGACCACCTGCGCGCTGGGCACCTCCTCGAGCACGCGGGGCATCGCCTCTGCGAACACCTCCGCGCCCTGCCATTCCGAGGCCGTGCCCGCGTACAGCAGGAACGGGCCATCGGGGATCTGGGACCCTCGTCGGAATCCACCTTCGCCGTCGGAATCCGCTTCTGCACGCCCGGAACTGGATTCCGATGACGAAGGTGGATTCGCATGCGTGGGGCTCGGCGTGAACACCTCGGTGTCCACCCCGTTGCCGACCGTCACCACGTGCCGCGCCCCCAGCGCCTCGACCCGCTCGGTGACCCCCTCGTTCACCGAGAGCACCACCGCGGCCCCGCGCAGGACCCAGGACTCCAGCGCCCGCACCAGCCGCACCACCACATCCGGAGCACCGGTTGAGGCCGAGGCATCACTCCAGACGTCGGCCGCGTAGTAGACATAGGGCACGCGCCGCAGCGCCGAGATCACCCGGACCACCGCGCCGGTGGTCGGGGGCGGCTCCACCACGTAGACGTCCGGGCACCGGCCGCGCAGCAGCCGCCACAGCAGCGGCACGTCGAAACTCAGATAGGGCAGATACCCGCGCACATAGCCCGACGCATCGCGCAGCACCGGGGCCCGGCGTATCCGAGCGGGGATGTCACCGGGCCGGCCCGCCGGCGAGTGGGCGCCGTCGGGGGCCTGCGCGGTGACCACCTCGAGGCGGGCGCCCTCCCCCGCCAGCGCGCGCACGAGCGCGCCGAGCCGGAACGTGGCCGCGGAGGGCTCGGGGGCGAAGATCCGCGAGACCAGGGTGACGCGGGCCCTCACCACGCTGCGCGCCTCACAGCGTCACCGTCGTCCCCGTCCGGGCGGACTCGAGCACCGCCTCGGCCACGGCCACCGTGTTCAGGCCCTGCGCCATCGTGACGATGTCGGCGGGCTTGCCGAGCACGGCATCCCGGAAGGCCTCGTGCTCGGTGCGCAACGGCTCCGGCTTGTCGATCGCGTACCTGACCATGTCCCCCTCGGAGACACCCCGGAACTGGGCCACATCGTCCCAGCGGGTCTGGATCAGCCCGTTCGCGTGGAAGGTGAGATCGGCCAGCAGCGTGTCCGCCACGAACGCCCCCTTCTCCCCCGTGACCACCGTGACGCGTTCCTTCATCGGCGAGAGCCAGTTCACCAGGTGGTTGGTCACCAGGCCGCCGCTGAGCATGCCGGTCACCGCCACCAGGTCCTCGTGCTCGCGGCCGGACTTGAACGCGGTCCGTGCGGAGACGCTCGCGAACTCCTGCTGCGCCACCCAGGCGGTGAGGTCGATGTCGTGCGTGCCGAGGTCCTTGACCACGCCGACGTCGGCGATCCGCGACGGGAACGGACCCTGCCGGCGGGTGGCGATCTGGTAGACATCCCCGAGCTCACCGTGCTCGAGCCGCGCGCGCAGCGACTGCAGCGCCGGGTTGTACCGCTCGATGTGCCCGACGGCGCCCACCAGCCCGGCGGCCTCGAAGGCCTCGGCGAGCCGGCGTGCCCCCGCGCTGTCGGTGGCGAGCGGCTTCTCCACCAGGGCGTGCACCCCCGCCTCGGCCAGCGCCAGCCCGGTCTCGGTGTGGAACCGGGTGGGCACGGCCACCATCGCGTAGTCGATGCCGGCCTCGATCAGCGCGTGCACGTCCGGCAGCACGGGAAGGTCTCCGGCCACCCCATGCGGGTCGCCGCCCGGGTCGGCCACGGCCACCAGGTCCACGCCGTCGAGCTGGCGCAGCACCCGCGCGTGGTGACGCCCCATCATGCCCAGGCCGATCAGGCCCGCCCGCAGGTTCGTCATGCCCCACCCCCGACGGCGTCCGCGACCCCGGCCACGATCCGCTCCAGGTCCGCCTCGCTCAGGCTGGGATGGACCGGCAGCGAGATGACCTCGCGCGCCGCCTGCTCGGTGACCGGCAGCTCCAGGTCCGGGGCGTACGCGGCGAGTGAGGGCAGCCGGTGGTTGGGGATCGGGTAGTAGACCCCGCACCCCACGCCCTGCTCGCGCAGGCGGGCCACGACGGCGTCCCGCTCCTTCCCCGAGGCACCGTCCAGCCGGATCGTGTACTGGTGGTAGACGTGCGTGGCCCCGGGCTTGACGGTGGGCGTGACCACGCCGGGGATGCCGGCCAGGCCCTCGTCCAGGGCGGCGGCGTTGGCCTGCCGGGTGGTGGTCCAGCCCGCGAGCTTGGCCAGCTGCGCCCGGCCGATGGCGGCGTGCACATCGGTCATCCGGGCATTGAAGCCGATGATCTCGTTCTCGTAGGGCCGGTCCATCCCCTGGGTGCGCAGGAGCCGCAGGTACCGTGCGATCTCCTCAGTGGCCACCGAGACCATCCCGCCCTCACCGGAGGTCATGTTCTTGGTGGGGTAGAGCGAGAACATGGCGAAGTCACCGAAGGTGCCCACCGGGTCCCCGTGCAGGGAGGCGCCGTGCGCCTGAGCGGCGTCCTCGAAGACGCGCAGCCCATAGGAGTCCGCCACCGCCTGCAGACCGGCCATGTCGGCCGGGTGGCCGTACAGGTGGACCGGCATGATCGCCGTCGTCCGCTCCGTGACGGCCTCGGCCACGGCGCTGGGGTCGAGGCAGAAGGTCTCGAGGTCGATGTCGGCGAAGACGGGGGTGGCGCCGGCCAGGGCCACCGAGTTGCCGGTGGCGGCGAAGGTGAAGGAGGGCACGATCACCTCATCGCCGGGCTTGACGCCGGCGGCGAGCAGCCCCAGGTGCAGGCCGGAGGTGCCGGAGCTGACGGCCACGCAGGTGCGTCCACCGAGCAGAGCGTCGGAGAACTCCTGCTCGAAGGTGGCCACCTCCGGGCCCTGGGCGAGCATGCCCGAACGCAGCACCCGGTCGACGGCGGCGCGCTCCTCCTCACCGATGAGCGGCTTGGCAGCGGGGATCGGCTCAGTCACGGTACTCCTGGTGCTCCGGGGGCGGCTGCTGTCTCGCGCAGGCGGGCTGCGCCGTCGGGGGTGGTGTACTCCTCGTAGCGCTCACCGGTGCGCGGGCACGTCCACTCGTCGGGGGCGGATTCGGTGAGCGGGACGCCGGCGCGCCCCACCCATCGGATGCGGCGGGCGGGCACCCCGGCGACGAGCGCGAAGTCGGGGACGTCGGTGGTGACCACGGCGCCGGCGGCCACGGTGGCCCAGCGGCCCACGGTGACCGGGGCGATGCACACGGCGCGGGCTCCGATCGAGCAGCCCTCGCGCAGCGTGACACCCACCGGCTCCCAGTCGGTGCCGGACTTGCGGGTGCCGTCGGGGTTGATCGCGCGGGGGAACTGGTCGTTGGTGAGCACGGCGGCGGGGCCGACGAAGACGCCGTCCTCCAGGTGCGCCGGCTCGTAGACGAGGGCGTGGTTCTGCACCTTGCAGTTGGCGCCGAGGTGCACGCCGGTGCCGATATAAGCACCACGGCCGATGATGCAGCCCGGTCCGAGGCGGGCGTTCTCGCGCACCTGGGCGAGCTGCCAGATGCTCGTGCCCTCGCCGACCTCGGCGCTGGGATCCACCTCGGCGGACTCGACGATCATGCCTCGCACACTACTTGGTGGACGGCTCCTCGCCCACGCCCTGCACCCGCCCCGGCCGCACGCTGGGGCGCCGCACCTGCCAGAATGGCGGTCATGCCCACCGCCGACGACACCTGGCTCGTGGTGCCGCTGTACAACGAGGCACGCGTGGTGGGTGAGGTGATCGCCGGGGCACTGCCCACCTTCGGCCACATCGTCTGCATCGACGACGGGTCCACCGACGACTCCGCCGCCGCGGCCCGTGCCGCCGGCGCCACGGTGATCCGGCACGCGACCAACCTGGGCCAGGGGGCGGCCCTGCAGACCGGGATCGATTTCGTGCTCAGCCAGACCGGGGCGCGCTACCTGATCACCTTCGACGCCGACGGTCAGCACCAGGTCTCCGACGCCGCGAGCATGCTCCAGCGGGCGCGCGAGGAGGACCTCGCGGTGGTGTTCGGCTCCCGCTTCCTGGACAACCGCACCAAGGCCGGCCTGCTGAAGCGGATCGTGCTGAAGACGGCGGTCTGGGTGACCAACCAGTCCACCGGGCTGCGCCTGACCGACGCCCACAACGGCCTGCGGGTGATCCGCCGCGACGCCGCGCAGGGGGTGCGCCTGCGCCAGGACCGGATGGCGCACGCCTCCGAGATCGTGCTGCAGCTGGGCCGCACCCGGCTACCGTGGGCCGAGCACCCGGTGCACGTGCTCTACACCGACTACTCCAAGGGCAAGGGCCAGTCCTTGTGGAACGCGGTGAACATCCTCGTGGAGCTGATGTTCAAATGACCGATCAGATCTGGATCCAGCTGCTGCTCCTGCTCGGCGTGGCGGTGGTGACGGTGCTGCTCACCCGTTCCACCGCCGACGCCCGCCACCAGGCGATCCGCCGGGTGCTGCTGGTGCTGTTCGTGCTGGTCACCGCGAGCGCCGTGCTCTACCCCACCTGGCTCTCGCAGCTGGCGGCGCTGGTAGGCGTGGGCCGAGGCACCGACCTGCTGCTGTACGGCCTGGTGATCGCGTTCCTGTCCTTCATCGCCACCAGCTACCGGCGGATGAAGCAGCAGGACCGGCGTATCACCGAACTCACCCGCACCATCGCGCTGACCCAGGTGCGCCAGCAGCGCGCCGGGCTGCCGACGTCCGATTCGGCCACCGGCCGCGACGAGGAGCCGGACCGGCCCTCATGATCGTGCTGACCGTGCTGTGGGCGATCGCGGCCTTCGCCTTCGGCGCGCTGCTGCTGTACGCGCCCGGCACCCTGACGCTGCGGCTGGTGGGTGTGCGGGGCCTGTCGTTGTTCGCCGCGGCGCCCGCCGTGACCTTCGCGATCTACGGGGTGGTCGCGGTGGCCGCCGGCGTGCTCGGCCTGGACTGGGGGCTGCTCGCGGCCGCCGGCGGGTCGATCGCGGCGATCGCGGTGGCCCTGGGCATGCGCGCGCTCAACGCGATCCTGCCCCGCACCGACGCCCCTCAGCCCGGCCGCATCGGGGTGACCGTATGGGCCGCGATACTGGCCGGGGTGCTGCTCGCGCTCATCCCGGTGTGGGTCGGGGCCGGGAGCCCGGAGCACGTGCTGCAGCGCTGGGACGCGGTCTTCCACCTCGGGGCCCTGCAGCTGATCGAGGAGACCGGCTCGGCCTCCTCCCTCACCGTCGGTGCCCTCTCCTACGGTTCCGGCGAGGCCGCGGTCTACCCGGCCGCCTGGCACGCCTTCGCCGCGCTCATCCCCGCCTCCGCCCCGACGGCGGTGCTCACCGTCTGCGCCTCGCTCACCGCGGCGATGACGTGGGTGGTGGGCATGGTCGCGCTGGTGCGCGAGCTGCGGCCGGGCAGCGGAGCTGCGATGGCGGGGGTGGCCGTCGCGGCCGGGTTGGTGACGGCGTCACCGATGAGCCTGTGGGTGGGGTGGGGGCACGTGCCCAACGCGGCGGCGCTGGCGATGGTGCCCGGCGTGCTCGCGCTGGCGCTGCGATGGCTGGTACGGGACCGGCCTCGTTCGACGAGCTCGGCGGCGGGCGCGCTGGTGGTGCTGCTGGCCGCGGCTGCGGGACTCGGTCTGGCGCACCCGAACGCCACCCTGGCGCTGGTGGCGCTGCTGGCCCCGGCCGCGGTGTGGGTGCTCGGGCGAGGCGTACGGCACTGGTGGCGGCAGGGGCGGCGAGCGGTCGCCGTCGGGGGTCCGGTGGCGATGGTGGTGCTGGGTGGCGCCGCGGCGGTGGGACTCTCGCGCTCGCCGCTGGCGGCGATGGTGGCCGGCTACGAGGGGCTCGCGGCCGATCCGGCAGGCGTGGCTCT
Above is a window of Ruania suaedae DNA encoding:
- a CDS encoding DUF6541 family protein; the encoded protein is MIVLTVLWAIAAFAFGALLLYAPGTLTLRLVGVRGLSLFAAAPAVTFAIYGVVAVAAGVLGLDWGLLAAAGGSIAAIAVALGMRALNAILPRTDAPQPGRIGVTVWAAILAGVLLALIPVWVGAGSPEHVLQRWDAVFHLGALQLIEETGSASSLTVGALSYGSGEAAVYPAAWHAFAALIPASAPTAVLTVCASLTAAMTWVVGMVALVRELRPGSGAAMAGVAVAAGLVTASPMSLWVGWGHVPNAAALAMVPGVLALALRWLVRDRPRSTSSAAGALVVLLAAAAGLGLAHPNATLALVALLAPAAVWVLGRGVRHWWRQGRRAVAVGGPVAMVVLGGAAAVGLSRSPLAAMVAGYEGLAADPAGVALAEAVTGWYDLWAHPVTAVLLIGAPVGAWLMRRRPWVAGMLLVAWALYLDAALGGPLGISGLWYTSTARLSVVTAMVAMPLGVVALLAGAGRVRRLVQGRRGAALLAAGMVLVLVAVMVVASSVHTARRTADVYGLEAGVHPRFVTTEELRMQQQVGARLGPGAVLANPFSGAPLLYSMHGVDVVFPVAGQVLTDDQETVLEGVAAITQGAAWGDAAGPGFCEALDRLDVAYLYQDSEPYQVDRRFQVLDQVEVPGADVVGEGSTARILELPEC